In a genomic window of Narcine bancroftii isolate sNarBan1 chromosome 7, sNarBan1.hap1, whole genome shotgun sequence:
- the spry2 gene encoding protein sprouty homolog 2, translating into MDTRTQNGSGSPALLQLLRDGGRQHMEPDPRDVQSQQVQVLSLDQIRIIRATNEYTEGPTVAPRPGNKSVYRMPSQHKNERMSGLNNDHDHQRANSRSQHHHVHSSMRVPLIRSTSTVSSGSRSSTRTSTSSTSSDQRLLGPSSSSTGHVSDRIIRVQPKPEFKSDELKPLGKEELGKHIYRCDNCGKCKCEECTYPRSLPSHWFCDKRCLCSAQNAVDYGTCVCFVKCVFYHCSNYDEEDSCADNPCSCSQSHCCARWSAMGIMSLFMPCLWCYLPAKGCLKLCQGCYDRVNRPGCRCKNTNAVCCKVPSLPPRILEKSS; encoded by the coding sequence ATGGATACGCGAACTCAAAATGGCAGTGGTTCCCCAGCCCTGCTACAGTTACTGCGTGACGGCGGAAGGCAACACATGGAACCTGACCCCAGGGATGTACAGTCGCAGCAGGTTCAGGTGTTGTCGCTTGATCAGATCCGAATCATAAGAGCCACTAATGAGTACACTGAGGGTCCAACTGTTGCCCCGAGGCCTGGGAACAAGTCTGTGTACCGAATGCCTTCACAGCACAAAAATGAAAGGATGTCTGGATTAAATAATGACCATGACCATCAGCGGGCCAACAGCCGTAGTCAGCACCATCACGTGCATTCTTCAATGAGGGTGCCTTTAATTCGGTCAACCAGCACTGTGAGTTCAGGTTCTCGGAGTAGTACAAGGACAAGTACAAGTAGTACATCTTCTGACCAGAGGCTTCTGGGACCTTCCTCATCATCAACTGGCCATGTCTCTGATCGGATAATCAGGGTGCAACCCAAACCGGAATTTAAATCTGACGAACTGAAACCTCTGGGGAAAGAAGAATTGGGCAAACACATCTATCGATGCGATAACTGTGGGAAATGTAAGTGTGAAGAATGCACTTATCCGAGATCTCTACCTTCCCATTGGTTCTGTGACAAGCGGTGCCTCTGTTCGGCACAGAATGCGGTGGACTATGGGACCTGCGTCTGCTTTGTGAAGTGTGTCTTTTACCACTGCTCAAACTACGATGAAGAAGACAGCTGTGCAGATAACCCATGCTCCTGTAGTCAGTCGCATTGCTGTGCACGGTGGTCAGCCATGGGCATTATGTCCCTCTTTATGCCCTGCCTGTGGTGTTACCTGCCTGCCAAAGGCTGCCTTAAGTTGTGCCAGGGGTGCTATGACAGGGTTAACCGTCCCGGGTGTCGTTGCAAAAACACAAACGCAGTTTGCTGCAAGGTTCCCAGCTTACCTCCTCGGATCCTTGAGAAGTCCTCCTAG